A window from Elusimicrobiota bacterium encodes these proteins:
- a CDS encoding ammonia-forming cytochrome c nitrite reductase subunit c552 translates to MNATKGWKLYAGGLVLAVLSTAGVTALLVDIFEKKQEAKNPFFRVVELTDETEDPAVWGKNFPQQYDAYKRTVDMVRTKYGGSEALPRTPTDADPRSVVATSRLESDPRLKTMWAGYAFSKDFREERGHAYMLEDQTYTERQRVAPQPGTCMHCHASVYVPYKKLGNGDLTKGFEAMNQMTYPEARKLVNHPVACIDCHDSATMQLRVTRPGFLEGIRTLKLSQGVKDYDVNRDATRQEMRSFVCGQCHVEYYFKGKEKRLVYPWHKGLKAEEMLAYYDEVGHKDWVHADTGAEVLKVQHPEFEMWSQGIHSRSGVACADCHMPYTRIGAQKISDHHVRSPLLNVSRACLTCHKFSEDEMKARVDIIQTRTVQLRDKAMDALVELIHDIKKAKEEGATDERLAIPRNAQRQAQFRLDFVESENSNGFHAPQEAARLLGESIDWSRKGQVALRDGKKSLVSAPKSTSY, encoded by the coding sequence AACAAGAAGCCAAAAATCCCTTTTTTCGTGTGGTGGAGTTGACGGATGAAACGGAAGATCCCGCGGTGTGGGGAAAAAATTTCCCCCAACAGTATGACGCCTACAAACGCACGGTGGATATGGTCCGAACGAAATACGGGGGGTCCGAGGCGCTCCCGCGGACGCCCACCGACGCCGATCCTCGATCGGTGGTGGCCACGTCGCGACTGGAATCCGATCCCCGTTTGAAAACCATGTGGGCGGGATACGCTTTTTCAAAAGATTTCCGAGAAGAACGCGGGCACGCTTACATGTTGGAGGATCAGACTTACACGGAACGTCAACGGGTGGCGCCCCAGCCGGGGACCTGCATGCATTGCCACGCTTCGGTATATGTCCCTTATAAGAAATTGGGGAACGGAGATTTAACCAAAGGCTTTGAAGCCATGAACCAAATGACTTACCCGGAAGCGCGGAAGTTGGTCAATCACCCGGTGGCCTGCATTGACTGCCACGACTCGGCCACGATGCAACTTCGAGTCACCCGGCCGGGATTTTTGGAGGGAATCCGGACGCTTAAGCTTTCTCAAGGGGTGAAAGATTATGACGTGAACCGGGACGCCACGCGTCAAGAGATGCGCTCCTTTGTGTGTGGTCAGTGCCACGTGGAATATTATTTCAAGGGGAAAGAGAAACGGTTGGTTTACCCCTGGCATAAGGGTCTGAAAGCCGAGGAAATGTTGGCCTACTACGATGAAGTTGGCCATAAGGATTGGGTTCACGCGGACACAGGGGCCGAGGTTTTGAAAGTTCAGCACCCGGAATTTGAAATGTGGAGCCAAGGGATTCATTCCCGATCCGGTGTCGCTTGTGCCGATTGCCATATGCCCTACACCCGCATTGGCGCACAGAAGATCTCTGATCACCATGTGCGAAGCCCTCTCTTGAACGTCAGCCGGGCCTGTCTCACATGCCACAAGTTTTCAGAGGATGAAATGAAAGCCCGGGTGGATATCATTCAAACCCGGACTGTTCAATTGCGGGACAAGGCCATGGACGCTCTGGTGGAATTGATCCACGACATCAAGAAAGCCAAAGAGGAGGGGGCCACCGATGAACGCCTGGCCATTCCCCGGAACGCCCAGCGGCAAGCCCAGTTTCGGTTGGATTTTGTAGAGTCGGAAAACTCCAACGGGTTCCACGCCCCCCAAGAGGCGGCTCGCCTGCTCGGGGAATCCATCGATTGGAGCCGGAAAGGGCAGGTGGCTTTACGCGATGGAAAGAAATCGTTGGTTTCGGCGCCGAAATCAACATCCTATTGA
- a CDS encoding NAD(P)-dependent alcohol dehydrogenase, which produces MILTNGYAAQASDAPLTPFQFERRDPGPQDVVIEILYCGICHSDIHSVRNEWAHGRYPMVPGHEIVGRVSRSGAGATKFKPGNLVGVGCFVDSCRVCPPCKEGTENYCEKGPLFTYNAEDKAGQVTRGGYSSHIVVDESYVLRIPSGLDPERAAPLLCAGITTYSPLKQWKVGRGHRLAVVGLGGLGHMAVKFGVSLGAQVTVISSSPSKRAEAHLLGAHDFVVTKDLTRRGELQSSFDFILDTVSAPHDMDGLLTLLRREGTLILVGASPDPLPVSPFSLIFGRKNMAGSLIGGIRETQEMLDFCAKAGLQADVEVIPLSQVNEAYDRVVRGDVRYRFVLDLKTL; this is translated from the coding sequence ATGATTTTAACTAACGGATACGCCGCCCAGGCTTCGGACGCCCCCCTTACCCCGTTTCAGTTTGAACGGAGGGATCCCGGCCCCCAAGACGTGGTGATCGAAATTCTCTATTGCGGAATTTGTCACAGCGATATCCACTCGGTTCGTAACGAGTGGGCTCATGGGCGGTACCCCATGGTTCCCGGCCATGAGATCGTTGGGCGGGTAAGCCGTTCGGGGGCCGGCGCGACGAAATTTAAACCGGGGAACCTGGTGGGGGTGGGGTGTTTTGTGGATTCCTGCCGGGTGTGTCCACCCTGCAAAGAGGGGACCGAAAATTATTGTGAAAAGGGTCCCCTCTTTACCTACAACGCGGAGGACAAGGCCGGGCAGGTGACCCGGGGAGGCTATTCGTCCCACATCGTGGTGGATGAATCCTACGTCCTGCGTATTCCGTCGGGACTTGACCCCGAACGCGCCGCGCCGCTCCTCTGCGCGGGAATCACCACCTACTCCCCGTTAAAACAGTGGAAGGTCGGCCGTGGCCATCGCCTGGCCGTGGTGGGGTTGGGAGGGTTGGGGCATATGGCGGTGAAGTTTGGGGTTTCTCTGGGAGCTCAGGTGACCGTTATAAGTTCTTCCCCAAGCAAACGGGCCGAAGCGCACCTTTTGGGAGCGCACGACTTTGTGGTCACGAAAGATTTGACCCGAAGGGGAGAACTCCAAAGTTCCTTTGATTTTATCCTGGACACGGTTTCGGCGCCTCATGATATGGATGGGTTGTTGACCCTCCTTCGACGGGAAGGAACCCTCATCCTCGTCGGTGCCTCGCCAGACCCGTTGCCCGTGAGCCCTTTCTCGCTTATTTTTGGAAGAAAAAACATGGCGGGCTCCTTGATCGGCGGAATTCGGGAGACACAAGAGATGTTGGATTTTTGCGCGAAAGCCGGTCTTCAAGCGGACGTGGAAGTGATTCCTTTGTCTCAGGTGAACGAGGCGTACGATCGAGTGGTTCGGGGGGACGTTCGTTACCGCTTTGTGTTGGACCTGAAGACCCTGTAA
- a CDS encoding aminotransferase class V-fold PLP-dependent enzyme — translation MDLYFDNAATSWPKPPAVLKSFETYQRTVGASAGRGAYPRAQASGSILAACRKALAVLVNAPDPERVIFTLNCSDALNMAIQGIPWRRGDRVLVTPFEHNSVLRPLHALKARRGILIDCLPVDPEGRVRLEKLSVSLRPRTKLVACVHASNVTGVIQPVAEVGAFARRKGIPFLVDAAQSAGAIPLDMGAMKIDLLAFPGHKGLLGPLGTGALVLSENMDLEPYRQGGTGSLSELEVQPLFYPDRLETGSHNAPGLLGLWKGVQYVAQRGVASIRRHERALLNQFREGIDTIPQIRYIGPSKSTHQVAVVSLLLANEDPRLSAARLWKKGRVMVRAGLHCAPWAHKQMGTFPQGTFRFSFGPYVTSAQIDRALGALRGLARGT, via the coding sequence ATGGACCTCTACTTTGACAACGCGGCCACTTCTTGGCCGAAACCACCCGCCGTCTTAAAAAGTTTTGAGACCTACCAGCGCACCGTGGGCGCGAGCGCCGGTCGCGGGGCTTACCCCCGGGCCCAGGCCTCGGGATCGATACTCGCGGCCTGCCGGAAGGCGTTGGCGGTTCTGGTCAACGCCCCGGACCCGGAACGAGTGATTTTTACACTCAATTGTTCGGATGCCCTCAATATGGCTATTCAGGGGATCCCCTGGCGACGCGGGGATCGTGTTCTTGTCACACCTTTTGAACACAACTCAGTGCTTCGCCCTCTCCACGCGTTGAAGGCGAGGAGGGGGATCCTCATCGATTGTTTGCCCGTTGATCCGGAGGGGCGGGTTCGGTTGGAGAAATTGTCCGTAAGCCTTCGCCCGAGGACAAAGTTGGTGGCCTGTGTGCACGCTTCAAACGTGACGGGAGTGATCCAACCCGTGGCGGAAGTGGGGGCTTTCGCTCGAAGAAAAGGGATCCCCTTTCTGGTGGATGCCGCTCAATCGGCTGGTGCGATTCCCTTGGACATGGGCGCGATGAAAATTGATCTTTTGGCTTTTCCCGGACACAAAGGGCTCTTGGGGCCTCTGGGTACTGGGGCCCTTGTCCTTTCAGAAAACATGGATCTGGAACCTTATCGGCAGGGGGGGACCGGCAGTCTCTCCGAGCTGGAAGTTCAGCCCCTGTTTTACCCGGATCGGCTGGAAACAGGCAGTCATAATGCCCCGGGGTTGTTGGGTTTATGGAAAGGGGTACAGTATGTCGCCCAGCGGGGCGTGGCCTCGATCCGGAGGCATGAACGGGCCCTCCTTAACCAATTCCGGGAAGGGATCGACACGATTCCTCAAATACGGTATATTGGTCCTTCCAAGTCCACCCACCAGGTGGCGGTTGTCTCCCTTCTCTTGGCGAATGAAGACCCTCGGCTTTCCGCGGCCCGGTTGTGGAAAAAAGGGCGGGTGATGGTTCGGGCCGGTCTTCACTGTGCCCCTTGGGCTCACAAACAGATGGGGACTTTTCCCCAGGGGACGTTTCGATTTTCGTTTGGGCCGTATGTCACTTCGGCGCAGATCGATCGCGCGTTGGGCGCGCTTCGGGGCCTGGCCCGTGGGACATAA